TGGTTTGATTGTTCAGAGCCGGAGATGTGTTTAGCGATGTCATGGTAAAGCTCGGCAGAGCAAGCTGTGCGTAATTGTAAAGTCCTTCTCCCGGCGTAAGGCGATCCAGCGCATTGGCAATGTTCCAATTGCAAAAAATATCAGCAAAGGTTAGATTCGGATAGTGAATCGCTATCTCCTGAATCAGGGAAACGATGCCGTTGGATGGGTTTTCGACCAGACTACGGATCATTCCTGTGGAGTCATAATGTTCCTGCAAGTATGTGAAGAAAAGCATTACTTTGACGTAGTCCGCGAAGGTCTGATTCCAGGCAGTGAGGTTGTTATCGGGAGCGGAGGGGAAACCGGTGATCGGGTCTGGAATTCCATATACGACCATTGCCAGCTCGGCGCATCCTTCGTTTAGCCAGGTTTCTTCGTTTGCATCCTGTCCCCAATGGATCAGATGCGCCAGCTCATGCGCCAGCACCGAAAGCCGGATCGGGGTGACCGGACTGAGCGGATAGCAGGTCATGTAGATCATCTCGCATTCGTTGCTGTGTCCTGGAGGATTCATCTGCTGGGCTTGCGCCTCGGTAACCTGATTATAGGGGCTGAAATATCCGTCGAAGGAAGTTCCTTGGAAAGATCCGAGGGCGGAATAGAATACGATCAGCCGCGGATCGTTATCCAGTTCGTCTGGAATAGGACCAAAGAGACCGATGTCCATCTCGATCGCTCCCTGGGTGGGATCGTTCACGGTGCTGTCCTCCAACCGAAATAATATAGTATCGACATTCCCCTGTGTCATGTGGACGTTCCATTCGCTGTCTGCCACAAATATGTAGCAGTGTTCTCCCACTGCTCTGCAAGTGGCGGAAGTCTGGATCCACAGCGGAGGCATCACAGAGAGGTTCCAGCGCCAAAAGATCTGCGTGTCGCCTACATTGTAGTGGCGGGGAGTGCGTTCTCTGAGAGCTTGATGTTCCGGGGTGTCCTTGTATTGGGCTGCCTGGATACCGA
The genomic region above belongs to Candidatus Cloacimonadaceae bacterium and contains:
- a CDS encoding FlgD immunoglobulin-like domain containing protein encodes the protein MKYILITILLLLILPLAATLPPEWRALQRDLGIQAAQYKDTPEHQALRERTPRHYNVGDTQIFWRWNLSVMPPLWIQTSATCRAVGEHCYIFVADSEWNVHMTQGNVDTILFRLEDSTVNDPTQGAIEMDIGLFGPIPDELDNDPRLIVFYSALGSFQGTSFDGYFSPYNQVTEAQAQQMNPPGHSNECEMIYMTCYPLSPVTPIRLSVLAHELAHLIHWGQDANEETWLNEGCAELAMVVYGIPDPITGFPSAPDNNLTAWNQTFADYVKVMLFFTYLQEHYDSTGMIRSLVENPSNGIVSLIQEIAIHYPNLTFADIFCNWNIANALDRLTPGEGLYNYAQLALPSFTMTSLNTSPALNNQTIQPYAADYLKYNVIQPASSFSLQSNFPIRVSTLIFDSPNNCTEVREEGTGTFFFLDPVAAGAYRVNYVLSNPTSSSITYSYTSVVSNDDNVAPVTGTALTGNSPNPFKCSTNISYNLKENLPVRIDIFNSRGQKVRTLVDNNQIAGTHSTAWNGKDDNRIPVSAGVYLYRLTAGTYQSIRRMSLLPTE